From one Humulus lupulus chromosome 8, drHumLupu1.1, whole genome shotgun sequence genomic stretch:
- the LOC133797812 gene encoding trihelix transcription factor PTL-like — protein MEDQFVGIPAEFRQLMAMRTEQPQPLISPARPHLQGEPFYQQSYGQTSSLGGVGLVDHQFGSGHHNHHHFHHRFSTSSSTATAAAINMSGSNGVALYHHDFESSSGTHHGWMSNNIGSYENNTNTTRWPRQETLTLLEIRSRLNSRFKDTNQKGPLWDQISRIMAEEHGYQRSGKKCKEKFENLYKYYKKTKEGKARKQDGKHYRFFRQLEAIYGDQNSNQSPVLETHLSRSSLLYTDLGSQEAQLNLDHHRHHQYPTQTKLSDNNNSLSFSINNSSDQFETSSSDNGEDRDRGSIKMDDDHQKMKGVVRPSRKKSSWKAKVEEFVDSQMKKIMETQETWMEKMFQNVMDKEEKRVAEEEECRKKEAAQFDQKINEFWAREKAWIEARDAAVMGALNKVTSGKGSSLLQLPSFPERLVLSHNKDRIATRNYVHDHNNHRWNEEEISSFIELIRSTNCLGGASVEGSVGFISKENESVWVEIASKMACLGFERSPAECKEKWESLSVQVRMINESNKKRREDFNTSTCTTTPATGYSDHDRDHHQDYHKGFNHHDDQHQDHDDRTLKQDHHHRIMGLRLMDEGLSPSSASNVGTTQMNPSNCFNLLFGEGENLWEKYGSLKLGKDRINEL, from the exons ATGGAGGACCAGTTCGTCGGCATACCGGCGGAGTTCCGGCAGCTGATGGCGATGAGGACGGAGCAGCCACAGCCGTTGATTTCGCCAGCGAGGCCGCACTTGCAGGGAGAGCCCTTTTATCAGCAGTCTTACGGCCAAACGTCGTCCTTGGGTGGCGTCGGGTTGGTGGATCATCAGTTCGGGTCGGGTCATCATAATCATCACCACTTTCATCATCGGTTCTCCACCAGCAGtagtactgctactgctgctgctattaATATGAGTGGCTCAAACGGCGTCGCATTATATCATCATGATTTCGAGAGTAGCAGCGGAACTCATCATGGGTGGATGAGTAATAATATTGGGAGCTATGAGAACAATACGAACACAACTAGATGGCCCAGACAAGAGACTCTTACTCTCCTCGAAATTCGATCTCGTCTTAATTCCAGGTTTAAGGATACTAATCAGAAAGGTCCTCTTTGGGATCAAATTTCTag gATAATGGCGGAGGAACATGGCTACCAGAGGAGTGGGAAAAAATGCAAAGAGAAATTTGAGAACTTGTACAAATACTACAAGAAAACCAAGGAAGGTAAAGCTAGGAAACAAGATGGGAAGCACTACAGGTTCTTTCGTCAGCTCGAAGCCATTTATGGTGATCAAAATAGCAATCAATCCCCAGTTCTAGAAACCCATCTCAGTAGAAGCTCTCTTCTTTATACTGACCTTGGCAGCCAAGAGGCCCAGCTTAACCTCGATCATCATCGTCATCATCAGTACCCCACTCAAACTAAGCTCTCTGATAATAATAATAGCCTTAGTTTCTCCATTAACAATTCAAGTGATCAGTTTGAAACTTCATCCTCAGACAACGGCGAAGATCGGGATCGTGGTTCGATCAAAATGGATGATGATCATCAGAAAATGAAGGGCGTAGTGAGGCCTAGTAGGAAGAAGAGCAGTTGGAAAGCAAAGGTGGAGGAGTTTGTGGATTCACAGATGAAGAAAATTATGGAGACACAAGAGACTTGGATGGAGAAAATGTTTCAGAATGTCATGGACAAAGAAGAGAAGAGAGTAGCCGAAGAAGAAGAATGCCGCAAAAAAGAGGCTGCTCAGTTTGATCAAAAAATTAATGAATTCTGGGCTAGGGAGAAAGCTTGGATTGAAGCTCGTGATGCTGCTGTAATGGGAGCTCTGAACAAGGTTACTTCTGGTAAGGGATCATCACTACTACAATTGCCATCTTTTCCTGAAAGATTAGTACTCTCACATAATAAGGATCGAATAGCTACTAGAAACTATGTTCATGATCATAACAATCATAGATGGAATGAAGAGGAGATTTCAAGCTTCATAGAACTGATCAGATCAACTAATTGCTTGGGAGGGGCATCAGTAGAAGGAAGTGTTGGGTTTATTAGTAAGGAAAATGAAAGTGTTTGGGTTGAAATAGCTTCAAAAATGGCTTGTTTGGGGTTCGAGAGAAGTCCAGCCGAGTGTAAAGAGAAGTGGGAGAGTTTAAGTGTTCAGGTAAGAATGATAAATGAAAGTAACAAGAAGCGGAGAGAAGATTTCAACACCAGTACTTGTACTACTACTCCTGCAACTGGTTACTCAGATCATGATCGTGATCATCATCAAGATTATCATAAGGGCTTTAATCATCATGATGATCAACATCAAGATCATGATGACCGAACTCTGAAACAAGATCATCACCATAGGATTATGGGACTTCGACTGATGGATGAGGGGCTTTCTCCTTCAAGTGCTTCCAACGTAGGCACAACCCAAATGAATCCTAGTAACTGCTTTAACCTTCTGTTTGGAGAGGGAGAAAACTTGTGGGAAAAATATGGTTCTTTGAAGCTCGGTAAAGATAGGATTAACGAATTATGA
- the LOC133795635 gene encoding uncharacterized protein LOC133795635 — protein MQSSWYWKKIVAVKEKFKSFINAGQFTQLDYSIKKGYLLLCPPQTRVSWSNEIWGRLNVPNHSVILWLTRLDRLKAKQRLHKIRVIPDSSCLLCGQSEENIEHLFFKCPFSNRCIKSLKEKLGWRVKTEAIYPLLRWISKAKVSRFKKQVLAAFVAAGVYQVWKTRNEVLWFQ, from the coding sequence ATGCAAAGCAGTTGGTATTGGAAGAAGATTGTGGCTGTCAAAGAgaaatttaaaagttttattaatgCTGGCCAATTTACTCAACTTGATTACAGTATAAAAAAGGGGTACTTGCTGCTGTGTCCTCCTCAAACTCGGGTTTCATGGAGCAATGAGATTTGGGGGAGACTTAACGTTCCAAACCACAGTGTCATACTGTGGTTGACCAGGCTGGATAGATTGAAAGCAAAGCAGAGACTTCATAAAATTCGAGTGATTCCTGATAGCAGCTGTTTATTATGTGGGCAAAGTGAAGAGAATATTGAGCACTTATTTTTTAAGTGCCCTTTCAGTAACAGGTGTATAAAAAGTCTCAAAGAGAAGCTGGGATGGAGAGTTAAAACAGAGGCCATTTATCCCTTGCTAAGATGGATTTCGAAGGCTAAAGTAAGCAGGTTCAAGAAGCAAGTCCTTGCTGCCTTTGTTGCTGCTGGTGTGTACCAGGTTTGGAAAACCCGAAATGAAGTGCTGTGGTTTCAATAG